In Legionella cardiaca, a genomic segment contains:
- a CDS encoding multidrug effflux MFS transporter has protein sequence MNPICWTEKQSLFRLFPLIISISFAMDVFVPSIPEMSLFFKTDSATMQASLYVFMLTVALGQLLVGPLADHFGRRPMALGTAFLFFIGSFLATQATSVSILIIARIIQACGACGTYLLCFIIVRDNFSTNACARLFSILAGTNSMVASSAPVIGGILLDATHDWHSGFYFLSVLGLLMTIVAFRYIPSYNHPKSSQFRLSNAIKQLMDNPDFRRYTLVAAACLLGLYLFCALSPGLLITQLHLSGIEYGLWFGLNAMTVFVANMIAARLTYVYPLEKIVFWGLILMILSCFFMIVLNLQQCSILSFMLPMLCLTLGIGISMGTATALAIKDFKQQAGIATAVLGACQFGLAGLIGILVAKLTPGALNLAIPVLCFSLLGLTRVTKLSFKLRSNP, from the coding sequence TTGAACCCCATATGTTGGACGGAAAAGCAAAGCCTTTTTCGTTTATTTCCACTTATTATCAGTATTTCCTTTGCTATGGATGTTTTTGTTCCATCAATTCCTGAAATGAGTCTTTTTTTTAAAACCGATAGCGCAACAATGCAAGCAAGTCTTTATGTGTTTATGCTTACAGTGGCTTTAGGACAATTACTGGTTGGCCCCTTAGCTGATCATTTCGGGCGAAGGCCAATGGCTTTAGGTACTGCATTCCTTTTTTTTATAGGGTCATTTCTTGCTACACAAGCAACATCAGTATCGATTTTGATTATAGCTCGCATAATTCAGGCATGTGGAGCCTGCGGAACTTATTTGCTGTGCTTTATTATTGTAAGGGATAATTTTTCAACCAATGCCTGTGCTCGTTTGTTTAGTATCCTTGCAGGAACGAATTCAATGGTTGCCAGCTCCGCTCCAGTCATTGGCGGTATATTACTGGATGCGACTCATGATTGGCATAGCGGGTTTTATTTTTTAAGCGTGCTTGGTTTGTTGATGACCATCGTGGCTTTTCGTTATATTCCTAGTTACAATCATCCAAAGTCCTCACAGTTTAGATTATCCAACGCGATAAAGCAGTTAATGGATAATCCTGATTTTCGTCGATATACCCTTGTCGCAGCTGCTTGTTTGCTTGGATTGTATTTGTTTTGTGCCCTGTCTCCCGGTTTGCTGATAACTCAACTCCATCTTAGTGGCATAGAATATGGTTTGTGGTTTGGTTTAAATGCAATGACGGTGTTTGTCGCCAATATGATTGCTGCACGCCTCACTTATGTCTACCCTCTGGAAAAAATAGTGTTTTGGGGACTAATTTTGATGATATTGTCCTGCTTTTTTATGATTGTCCTCAATTTACAGCAGTGCAGTATTTTAAGTTTTATGCTTCCCATGCTTTGCCTGACTTTAGGTATTGGTATTAGTATGGGAACTGCTACGGCACTTGCTATAAAAGATTTCAAACAACAAGCAGGTATTGCTACTGCTGTACTGGGAGCTTGTCAATTTGGCCTTGCAGGTTTGATTGGTATTTTGGTAGCTAAATTGACGCCAGGTGCATTAAACTTGGCTATTCCAGTGCTTTGTTTCAGCCTATTGGGACTCACGAGAGTAACTAAACTTAGTTTCAAACTACGTAGCAACCCTTAG
- a CDS encoding REP-associated tyrosine transposase produces MQYRRTFALGATYFFTLNLLNKESDLLIQQIHFLKFAFKKVQQKHPFYIDAIVIMPNHWHMIMTLPENDGNYSMRLSLIKSNFSRQIIANEYISLSRQKKRERGIWQRRYWEHLIRDTEDYEHHINYIHYNPVKHGYVNNPSDWPYSSIHRFIKQAILPKKWAYNDKCIQSGYGE; encoded by the coding sequence ATGCAATACAGAAGAACCTTCGCACTAGGAGCCACCTATTTTTTTACTTTAAATCTGTTAAATAAAGAATCTGATTTACTTATTCAACAAATTCATTTTTTGAAATTTGCTTTTAAAAAAGTTCAACAGAAACACCCTTTTTATATTGATGCGATTGTTATCATGCCTAACCATTGGCATATGATTATGACCTTACCAGAAAACGATGGAAATTATTCCATGCGGCTCAGTTTAATAAAGTCAAATTTTTCCAGGCAAATCATTGCCAATGAATATATATCCTTATCAAGACAAAAAAAACGCGAGCGTGGTATTTGGCAGCGAAGATATTGGGAGCATCTTATCCGTGATACAGAAGATTATGAGCACCACATCAATTATATTCATTACAACCCGGTAAAACATGGTTATGTTAACAATCCATCCGATTGGCCTTATTCAAGTATCCATCGATTTATTAAACAAGCTATTTTACCCAAAAAATGGGCTTATAATGATAAATGTATCCAATCTGGATATGGTGAATAA
- a CDS encoding chitinase, whose amino-acid sequence MKKVITILGSLIVAANALGSTPLVFSPYADITMNTTWDPETQSMEPMDLAKIAAENSLQAYHLAFITDSGSCQPAWGAQVDYSVSNQWAKRLTDHLAQNGIDVAVSFGGASGTDISFNCNQEQLLGIFEQVMKTYQAKTLDFDIENGTADVPKLMQALRVFQQKNPKIKLSFTLPVMPEGLTFQGQQALLEAKKAELNYQVNIMAMDYGPAYSDNMGRYAITATTALHDYLQTLYPEKNAEALWQQIIVTPMIGVNDVNTEQFTLANADELRQFAQSKKLGGLAMWSIARDKPCADKWASPICSGNNLQTKDYEFVKHFLNTTPKQS is encoded by the coding sequence ATGAAAAAAGTTATCACTATTTTGGGTAGTCTTATTGTCGCAGCAAATGCTCTTGGTTCCACACCCTTGGTCTTTAGTCCTTATGCAGACATCACGATGAATACTACCTGGGATCCTGAAACCCAAAGCATGGAACCCATGGATTTGGCAAAAATAGCAGCTGAAAATAGTTTGCAGGCTTATCATTTAGCTTTTATTACTGATAGCGGAAGTTGTCAGCCCGCTTGGGGCGCACAAGTGGATTACAGCGTGAGTAATCAATGGGCTAAACGATTGACTGATCACTTGGCTCAAAATGGTATTGATGTGGCCGTTTCCTTTGGTGGTGCAAGTGGTACGGATATCTCGTTTAATTGCAACCAGGAACAACTTCTTGGCATATTTGAACAAGTCATGAAGACCTATCAAGCCAAAACCTTGGATTTTGATATTGAAAACGGCACTGCAGATGTACCAAAACTAATGCAGGCACTGCGTGTATTCCAACAAAAAAATCCAAAAATCAAATTGAGTTTTACCTTGCCTGTGATGCCTGAAGGTTTAACGTTTCAAGGGCAACAGGCTTTACTTGAAGCGAAGAAGGCAGAATTGAACTACCAGGTTAATATTATGGCCATGGACTACGGTCCAGCCTATTCTGATAATATGGGACGTTATGCGATTACCGCGACCACTGCCTTGCATGATTATTTGCAAACCCTGTATCCTGAAAAAAATGCTGAAGCCCTATGGCAACAAATCATCGTGACGCCAATGATTGGTGTGAATGATGTGAATACCGAACAATTTACTCTTGCTAATGCGGATGAGTTAAGACAATTCGCCCAAAGCAAGAAGTTAGGTGGTTTGGCAATGTGGTCTATTGCACGGGATAAACCCTGTGCTGACAAATGGGCAAGTCCCATTTGCAGTGGGAATAATTTACAAACAAAAGACTATGAGTTCGTCAAACATTTCCTAAACACCACACCAAAACAATCCTAG
- a CDS encoding class I SAM-dependent methyltransferase, which produces MSVEKKQNQINILTHNEAAWDKQASLQHDWSKPVSSELIEAAKEGRWEVHITKKPIPETWLPKTIQGKDILCLASAGGQQAPVLAAAGANVTVFDISEKQLEQDRYVAKRDHLSLKTIQGDMCRLEGIRDASFDYIIHPISNLYVSDLKPVWEECYRVLRTKGALLASFYNPVLFVFDKDKQLEEQGLLKPRYPLPYADIKDLSPNILNGKIENKEAFVFGHSLSSQINGQLEAGFLLAGFYEDEHPSPRFLIEKYLPALIATRAIKL; this is translated from the coding sequence ATGTCAGTTGAGAAAAAGCAAAATCAAATTAATATCTTGACTCATAATGAAGCAGCTTGGGATAAGCAGGCTTCGTTGCAACATGATTGGTCTAAACCGGTTTCTTCAGAATTAATTGAAGCTGCAAAAGAAGGACGGTGGGAAGTTCATATTACCAAGAAGCCAATTCCTGAAACCTGGCTCCCTAAAACTATTCAGGGTAAAGATATATTATGTTTGGCTTCTGCAGGGGGACAACAGGCACCTGTATTAGCAGCGGCGGGAGCTAATGTTACCGTTTTCGATATATCTGAAAAGCAGCTGGAACAAGATCGTTACGTTGCAAAGCGAGATCACTTGTCACTTAAAACGATACAGGGTGATATGTGTCGATTAGAGGGAATTAGAGACGCTTCTTTTGATTATATTATTCATCCGATATCCAACTTGTATGTGTCAGATTTAAAGCCCGTATGGGAAGAGTGCTACCGCGTTTTACGTACAAAGGGTGCGTTATTAGCAAGTTTTTATAATCCTGTTCTCTTTGTTTTCGATAAAGATAAGCAATTGGAAGAGCAAGGATTATTAAAACCAAGATACCCTTTACCCTATGCTGATATTAAAGATCTTTCCCCGAATATACTTAACGGAAAGATAGAAAATAAAGAGGCTTTTGTTTTTGGCCACAGCTTATCGAGTCAAATCAACGGTCAATTGGAAGCAGGTTTTCTTTTAGCCGGGTTTTATGAAGATGAACACCCATCGCCACGATTTTTAATTGAAAAATACTTACCGGCCTTAATTGCTACTCGGGCTATTAAACTGTAA
- a CDS encoding YqaE/Pmp3 family membrane protein, producing MRLFLAIFLPFFVFFTIGRPIAGIVCLILQITLIGWIPAALWAVYSLSQYNTDKKIREHKRR from the coding sequence ATGCGTTTATTTTTAGCTATATTCTTACCGTTTTTTGTTTTTTTCACTATTGGCCGTCCAATCGCTGGGATTGTTTGTTTGATACTACAAATAACCCTGATTGGTTGGATTCCTGCTGCTTTATGGGCGGTGTATTCCCTTTCGCAATATAATACAGACAAGAAAATACGGGAACACAAACGCCGATAA
- a CDS encoding LuxR C-terminal-related transcriptional regulator — MPIKIDSEHPIFTLKDKVQEASSFLLETFGFNYFQYLRCYADGSINCLTNNPGLFEHTKDYDDQPIVFSSFEDEHESIPFYWFLWDEALPPTAPLQLAREKFNFHNGLTLVRRTKNYYDMIAVTLPYEHPNPGSFYLNKIKIIEQFIYDFDRKNKDLLHIMDKSAIALPKAYRDVNYQDMCLSQGKIKVRGKTGMTYLTTQELACLKFFLQGFSYKQIAGMLEISPRTVETYLIRVKQRTGYASFFELERMIHW; from the coding sequence ATGCCTATTAAAATAGATTCCGAGCATCCTATTTTTACTCTTAAAGACAAAGTACAAGAGGCAAGTTCTTTCTTGCTTGAAACCTTTGGGTTTAATTATTTTCAATATCTTCGTTGTTATGCTGACGGTTCAATCAACTGCTTAACGAATAATCCAGGTTTGTTTGAGCATACGAAAGACTATGATGATCAACCGATTGTCTTTTCTTCTTTTGAGGATGAGCATGAATCGATACCTTTCTATTGGTTTCTGTGGGATGAAGCACTTCCTCCAACTGCACCTTTACAACTGGCGAGAGAAAAATTTAATTTTCATAATGGTTTAACACTGGTGCGGCGTACTAAAAATTACTATGACATGATTGCCGTCACGTTGCCCTATGAACATCCTAATCCTGGTTCGTTTTATTTGAATAAAATAAAGATCATAGAGCAGTTTATTTATGACTTTGATAGGAAAAACAAAGATTTATTGCACATTATGGACAAGAGCGCTATTGCACTACCTAAAGCCTACAGAGATGTGAATTACCAAGACATGTGCTTAAGTCAGGGAAAAATTAAAGTCAGGGGTAAAACAGGAATGACTTATCTGACTACGCAAGAATTGGCTTGTCTTAAATTTTTTCTGCAAGGGTTTTCCTATAAGCAAATTGCAGGCATGCTAGAAATTTCTCCACGAACCGTAGAAACTTATCTTATCCGAGTGAAGCAGCGTACGGGTTATGCATCCTTTTTTGAACTTGAACGAATGATACATTGGTGA
- a CDS encoding nuclear transport factor 2 family protein, whose protein sequence is MMKLPERPTEQLLKQFCEGYKKRDLPLLLSLFTRNSNMWGSGLDEYREGLKEIEMQLLRDWSQSEQGEIEIIKFISPSQDARWTAAICNAYVTINGTQHTFEHLRGTLIAEKEDGIWKIAHMHCSFPDYRNAENGSFPVND, encoded by the coding sequence ATGATGAAACTTCCTGAAAGACCTACTGAACAACTGTTAAAACAATTTTGCGAAGGTTATAAAAAACGTGATTTGCCTTTGTTATTAAGCCTATTTACCAGAAATTCAAACATGTGGGGTTCTGGACTTGATGAGTACCGTGAAGGGTTAAAAGAAATTGAAATGCAATTACTCAGAGATTGGAGTCAGTCAGAACAGGGTGAAATTGAAATTATAAAATTTATTTCTCCTTCGCAAGATGCCCGTTGGACTGCCGCAATTTGCAATGCTTATGTAACAATTAATGGTACCCAACATACCTTTGAACATTTACGAGGTACGCTTATTGCTGAAAAAGAAGATGGAATTTGGAAAATTGCGCATATGCACTGCTCTTTTCCAGATTATCGCAACGCAGAAAATGGTTCTTTTCCGGTAAATGATTAA
- a CDS encoding acyl-[ACP]--phospholipid O-acyltransferase, giving the protein MKLTQVKGFYPYMMVVFFNTFIDLGHKILIQDTLYQTATGTAYTILSAIINALILLPYILLFTPSGFLADKFPKSVVLRITAAVEIPLTLLITWCYYQGYFWGAFSLTLLLAIQSALNSPAKYGYIKEIFGKEHLSQANAIVQTLTIVSILGATFLFTYIFSYFIASLGLQQSLDKSLLLQAFAPAGFLLVLFSIFETAMTFKLLQKDAADPQSQYEPAKYFRGYYLKNYLQKASKNYVIFTCIMGLSVFWAVNQVLLASYGAFLKDHIGNISVIFAQGSLAMGGIGILLGALYAGKVSQGFVETGLIPVAAVGICLGLLVLPALSSQSAIVLLFLVYGFFGGMLIVPLNALIQFNAPRQELGKILSANNFVQNCFMIGFLLLTVIFSLIGMDSLILLYGLFVIALAGAIYTIITLPQSLVRYLLYFVASKFYRLSVYQLDNLPSTGGVLLLGNHVSFIDWAILQIACPRPIRFVMERSIYEVWYLKWLFKKFNTIPIARGASHEALREINIALNAGEVVVLFPEGRLSRNGQLGAFRTGFERAAMGANAVIVPFYIHGLWGAKASYASSYYKKLIKANNRRVSVIYGAVMDINSKAQEVKQKVRELSIKAWKLSTNELDSIQSEWAYKAQKMGNLTAIISENGDKISNNRLLALVLFFSRNIKKIVKNQQNIAILLPSSLGGIIANLSSLCLGKTVVNLNYTTGGALLELACQQAAIKTIITSRAFVEKIKARGIEFDSLFSMATVIYLEDFKPEKNKLLIVSMLLLTKLLPFWLLKLLFIKETPINNTAAILFSSGSEGKPKGIELTHRNLLSNINQVASVFGVEEKDVILNCLPLFHAFGLTVTTLLPLLKSIPVVCYPDPTNSLAIAKLIFRHKVTLFCGTSTFLGLYARNNAIHPMMLSSLRMVIAGAEKLSPKVYQEFKRRFNLEIYEGYGATEVAPVASCNLPDVLSPEDWHVHTANKPGTVGLPLPGCAFRIVDPNTLQDLPLGEEGLVLIGGTQIMKGYLNMPTKSAEVLIEEGEDFIWYKSGDKGSLDNDGYLTIVDRYSRFAKIGGEMLSLGQVEEQWLQEINDDNIELMAIAIPDDKKGEQLALIYSGAQSPSEIMQILTASNLSKLMLPKKIKQLDELPKLGSGKLNYQAAKQLID; this is encoded by the coding sequence ATGAAATTAACTCAGGTGAAAGGTTTCTACCCCTACATGATGGTGGTTTTTTTTAATACTTTCATTGACTTGGGACACAAAATTTTAATTCAGGATACACTGTATCAAACAGCAACCGGTACCGCCTACACGATACTATCAGCAATCATTAATGCCCTAATCCTTCTGCCTTATATCCTACTTTTTACGCCATCAGGATTCTTGGCTGATAAATTTCCAAAATCTGTCGTTTTGAGAATCACTGCGGCGGTGGAGATTCCATTAACTTTGCTAATTACCTGGTGTTATTATCAGGGATATTTTTGGGGTGCCTTTTCTCTGACACTACTGCTTGCAATACAAAGTGCGCTTAATTCACCAGCAAAATATGGTTATATTAAAGAAATATTTGGGAAAGAACATTTATCACAGGCCAATGCTATCGTTCAAACCCTGACAATTGTTTCTATTTTGGGCGCCACTTTTTTATTTACTTATATTTTTAGTTATTTCATTGCCTCCCTCGGTTTGCAGCAAAGTCTAGACAAGTCTCTTTTATTACAAGCGTTTGCCCCGGCCGGTTTTTTATTAGTACTTTTTTCCATATTTGAAACAGCAATGACTTTTAAGTTACTGCAAAAGGACGCCGCGGATCCTCAATCACAGTATGAGCCGGCAAAATATTTTCGAGGTTACTATTTAAAAAATTATCTGCAGAAAGCCAGTAAAAATTATGTGATCTTCACCTGCATCATGGGATTGTCAGTATTTTGGGCAGTCAATCAAGTGCTACTGGCAAGCTATGGGGCTTTTTTAAAGGATCACATTGGCAATATCAGTGTCATATTTGCTCAAGGTTCTTTAGCCATGGGTGGCATTGGGATTTTATTGGGTGCTTTATATGCTGGTAAAGTATCACAGGGATTTGTTGAAACAGGTTTAATTCCAGTGGCTGCAGTGGGAATTTGTTTAGGACTTCTGGTGTTGCCGGCTCTTTCCAGTCAGTCGGCAATCGTTCTTCTTTTTTTAGTTTATGGCTTTTTTGGCGGTATGCTCATAGTACCCCTTAATGCGCTCATTCAATTTAATGCGCCACGGCAAGAGTTAGGAAAAATCTTATCCGCGAATAATTTTGTACAAAATTGTTTCATGATTGGGTTCTTGCTTCTTACGGTCATTTTTAGCCTCATTGGCATGGACAGTTTGATTTTATTGTATGGCTTGTTTGTTATTGCTTTGGCGGGGGCTATCTATACGATAATTACCTTACCTCAATCGTTAGTGCGTTATTTATTATATTTTGTCGCTTCCAAATTTTATCGCCTTAGTGTTTATCAATTGGATAATTTACCTTCAACCGGTGGTGTTTTGCTGTTGGGCAACCACGTCAGTTTTATTGATTGGGCTATCTTGCAGATTGCCTGTCCAAGGCCCATCCGTTTCGTCATGGAACGTTCTATTTATGAGGTGTGGTATTTAAAATGGTTATTTAAGAAATTTAATACGATTCCTATTGCTCGTGGTGCCAGTCATGAGGCACTGCGTGAAATTAATATAGCTTTAAATGCTGGTGAAGTTGTTGTTCTGTTTCCCGAGGGGCGCTTAAGTAGAAATGGCCAATTAGGTGCTTTTCGCACAGGTTTTGAGCGGGCCGCGATGGGAGCTAATGCCGTAATTGTCCCTTTTTATATCCATGGTTTGTGGGGAGCAAAAGCTTCTTATGCATCCAGTTATTACAAAAAATTAATCAAGGCTAATAATCGACGGGTAAGTGTGATTTATGGTGCTGTAATGGACATCAATAGCAAAGCACAGGAAGTCAAACAAAAAGTAAGAGAACTGTCTATTAAAGCTTGGAAGTTATCAACGAATGAACTCGACAGTATTCAATCTGAATGGGCCTATAAAGCCCAAAAGATGGGGAATTTAACTGCAATTATAAGTGAGAATGGGGACAAAATTTCTAATAATAGATTATTAGCTCTCGTTTTATTTTTTAGTAGAAACATAAAAAAAATTGTTAAAAATCAACAGAATATTGCTATCCTTTTACCATCAAGCCTAGGCGGCATTATTGCCAACTTAAGCTCGCTATGTTTAGGCAAAACGGTTGTCAATCTAAACTATACAACGGGTGGCGCTTTACTTGAATTAGCTTGCCAACAGGCAGCAATTAAAACGATTATAACTTCAAGAGCATTTGTAGAAAAAATCAAGGCGAGAGGGATTGAGTTTGATAGCTTGTTCTCTATGGCAACGGTTATCTATTTAGAAGATTTTAAGCCTGAGAAAAATAAATTATTGATTGTTAGCATGCTGCTATTAACAAAGCTTTTACCGTTTTGGTTATTGAAGCTTCTTTTTATTAAAGAAACGCCAATTAATAATACTGCTGCTATCTTATTCAGTAGTGGTAGCGAAGGAAAACCTAAGGGCATTGAACTGACACATCGCAATCTGCTAAGCAATATTAACCAGGTTGCCAGTGTATTTGGCGTAGAAGAAAAAGATGTAATCTTGAATTGCCTGCCTTTATTTCATGCTTTTGGATTAACGGTAACGACCTTGTTACCACTACTAAAAAGTATTCCAGTGGTTTGTTATCCTGATCCAACCAACTCCTTAGCTATCGCTAAATTGATTTTTCGCCACAAAGTGACTCTATTTTGCGGAACTTCAACATTCCTGGGATTATATGCAAGAAACAATGCGATTCACCCCATGATGCTTTCTAGCTTACGCATGGTAATTGCTGGAGCTGAGAAATTATCGCCTAAAGTTTACCAAGAATTTAAGCGAAGATTTAATTTGGAAATCTATGAAGGTTATGGCGCGACGGAGGTTGCTCCCGTTGCAAGCTGTAATTTACCTGATGTTTTATCCCCAGAGGATTGGCATGTCCATACGGCAAATAAGCCTGGCACAGTTGGTTTACCCTTGCCAGGTTGTGCTTTTCGTATTGTGGATCCCAATACCTTACAAGATTTGCCCCTGGGAGAAGAGGGGTTGGTTTTGATTGGGGGAACGCAAATCATGAAAGGCTATCTTAATATGCCGACAAAATCAGCCGAGGTGCTGATTGAGGAAGGGGAGGATTTTATTTGGTATAAATCCGGTGATAAAGGGAGTTTGGATAATGATGGTTATTTAACCATTGTTGATAGATATTCACGATTCGCCAAAATTGGTGGTGAAATGTTGAGTTTAGGGCAAGTGGAAGAGCAATGGTTGCAAGAAATTAACGATGACAATATAGAGCTCATGGCGATTGCAATCCCTGACGATAAAAAAGGAGAGCAATTAGCGTTGATTTATTCTGGTGCGCAATCACCAAGTGAAATAATGCAAATACTAACGGCGTCCAATTTATCCAAATTGATGCTTCCTAAAAAAATTAAGCAATTGGATGAGTTACCAAAACTTGGGAGTGGTAAATTAAACTATCAGGCAGCTAAACAACTTATTGATTAA